The following DNA comes from Syntrophales bacterium.
TGCCAAGGCGGCTTTCGGTTTTGGTGATGTCAACAGTTGCTTGATTTTTAAGAAATGGGAAGGATAATTTAAAAAAATTTTTACGAGGAGAAAAGTATGGACGAAAAGAAAATCTATGAAGAATTAACAAATATTTTGAGACTTTACGCAAAAAATCCAGAAGAGCTTGAAAAAGCTACGAGAGATACCCATATCTTAAATGATCTCAAGGTAAATTCCGCACGTCTCGTAGATGTTATTATCAAATGCGAGGATGTTTTTGGTATCAGCATAGAAGACGATGAGGCGGATAAAATAAGAACCATAGGAGATGCACTGGAGATTATAAAGGGTAAAGTAGAAGTGACTGCTTAATATCAGGGTATAATTAAGGCGAAAGTTTTTCGATGTCTCCAAAAATGTTATTAAGCAGGTATCATAATTCTTTGAAGGATAGTTTGTTTCCGATAAGTTCGGAGAATGGGTGATGATGACAAGTGTAACCAAAGGGCTTTTACAACTTCAATATATTCTGGGTTGGATGGCAATCTTTATCCTTGGCCCACTATATTTCACTGCCATCAAACTGATGAGATACCGGGTGAGGGGCCTCAAGGAACTCAGGCGGGAATTTTCCCTGCAACTCAAAAAGCATGAAGGTCCATGGATCATCTGTGCCAATCACCTGACGATGGTTGATTCTATGCTCTTAACCTATTCAATTGCATCGTTATGCACCCACCTCAGGCATTATCGAGTGCTTCCGTGGAATTTACCGGAACGGGATAATTTTCAGCGGAGCATCTTCCTGACGGTGTTCTGTTACCTGGCCAAATGTATTCCTATCAATCGCGGCGGCGATCGCAAAGAAATGAAAAAGACACTCGATAAGTGTGCCTACCTCTTGAGGAAGAAGCAGCCTCTGATGATTTTCCCGGAGGGGGGGCGTTCCCGTACCGGCCGTGTGGATGCGGAAAATTTCTCTTACGGCGTGGGCCGTTTTATCAAGGATGTTGATAATTGTAAGGTTATGTGTATTTATCTCCGGGGTGACGGTCAGGAGACCTACGGGACAATTCCTAAGTTTGGTGAACGTTTTACCGCGCTCGTGAGTGTCCTCGAACCACAAAAGACGGAGCATAGTGGTCTCCGCGCGCAACGATACTATGCCGAGGAAATTATAAAACGCTTGGCGCAACTGGAGGAAGATTACTTTGTCTTACGTGGGCAACGATATAGTGGACTTGACCGATGCCGGTGCGAGGGGAAAGAGCCGGAATATACGCTTCGTCAACCGCGTTTTTATTCCAGATGAGCAGAGGCAAATATTTGACTCTTCGCATCCCGATATCGTACTCTGGGCTTTGTGGGCCGGTAAGGAAACTGCGTATAAGATTATAAGAAAATCTATCTCTGGCGCTCCTTTCATACCGTTACTTTATAAAGTAAGCTGCCCAGAAAATTGTAAAAGGGCAGGCAGGTTTCCCCTCGAAAATGACCATATTCCTGGAATTACTGATACACCGTGGGGTAAAGTTACAATAAGAATCTTCATTACCTGCGATTACATACACTGTATCGGAACCATGGATCTTTCAGGAGGAATAGATTCAGTCGTCTGGAAGGTAGACCTTCTTCCTCCAGTCGCGGAAGCTATAGCGGAATATGAAGATGAATCGGCCTTTCTGCGTGAAACTATCAGAAGACATCTCTCGGTATTTCTGAATCGGACTCCAGAAGAAATTGAGATACGGCGTTCCGAAGGCGCCTTAGGCCCCCCCTTCGTATACTTAAAAGATAAGCCTGCCGGGATTGATATCAGTCTAAGTCATGACGGCAAGTTTACCGCTTATGCCTTCATAATTTCCGGTGATAAGCTGTTCTCTATTTCTTAAATTTATCAACTAAGCTTTGTAAACCAGAATTTTACGAAATCATCATGATTGCTGCCATAGAACGTTTAGGCGATGCCTCTCTCAACACAACCAGATCATTACGGGATACCATTTCCTTTGCCATGCGGGTCATTTTAAGGATGTTTGACAGAAAAACTTACAACAGCGCCATGAAGATGGTTCTCATCGATCAGATATATTTTACCTCTGTCCAGATTTTACCTTTATTTATAACTGCTTCGGTTATCTTTGGTTCACTTTTGACCGGCATCGTTTTTAAAGTTATTAAAGATTTGGGTTTGGTAGAATACTTAGGGCGCATCTTGATGGGTTTTGTGGTTACAGAAATGTCCCCCTTTATTACTGTAATGCTGATTGCCCTGCGGTCAAGTTCTGCCATTAATACCGAAGTTGCCGTGATGAAAGTCAATAAGGAATTAAAAACGTTGGAAGTGTTTAATATTGATGTTATCAACTACCTGTTCTTACCAAGGATCATCAATGGTATGATATCACTTATCTTATTGAGCAGCCTTTTTTCCATTGTGGTTTTGACAAGCGGTTTATTATTCTCCAGGATTATACTGGGGATGAGTCTGGACGCTTATACCCGTGTTCTATTAACTTCGGTTGATTTTTCTGATATAATTATTCTCATTTTAAAATGTGCCACCTTTGGCTTTTTTATTACATTACTTCCCATACGATGCGGTATGACTGCTTCCAACGAGTTGACAAGTATCCCCGTTTCGGTCTTAAATGGGATGGTAAAGGTCTTTATCTCTATCGTGATCATTGAGGTGCTGACATTAATCGCAAGGTCTATTTAAGGCTCTTTGAAGACAGAGATATACTCAACAGAGAGTTGGAAGAATTTATCACAGAAAACAAAGGGCGGCTGGGTTTGGTTTCCCTTGATGCGCCTCTCATCTCGAACCTTGATGTATGGATCAATATTGCCCTGATCAGGGAGTATCACCAGAATCTACCGAGAACGGAAGCGGAGGATATGGTCTTTGAATATCTGCGAAGATATGGCATGGAAAACACGGCATATAAAAGAAACTCTGCTTTAACTAACAGAGAGCGGTTTTGTGCGATGCTTTTGAGGGCCGCGATGGTCGCGGATGCCGTCATCGTGATTGACAGACCTTTTACGATAATACCGGATCTTAAAGATGCCTCCTTTATTGACGAGGCCATAAAAACGAGCGACGATCTGTTTACACAGTGCCATATTTTCGACTATACATGGAACAAAGACCGTTACAGGATGAGTGATGCCTGCTAAAAAAATTGAATTCAAAGTTGGGTTGTTTATCATTGTGACGACACTATTGATCATTGGCTCCTTAGGGTATGTAGCCTATAAAAAGGGAATCTTTGAGGAAGTACATACCTTTACCCTCTCGTCGAAATCGGGCGAAGAACTGACAGAGGGGATGCCCGTCGTTTTTGCGGGTTTCAAGATAGGTGTTGTCCATAGCTTAGAGCTCAGTGAGAACGGAAGTGTTATTATCAAGATCAGGGTACCGGAACGTCACGTCAAGTGGATAAGGTCAGACAGCAGGTTCATCGTCAATAAACCTTTCATCGGTTCCTCCCGTATTGTCGTCTTGACGGATGACTTGGGCAGTCCTGTGTTGTCAAAGGAAAAAGTGCCAGAGGTGACCACAGCCAGTGACATCAACGAGGCGATAAAGAAACTCCAGCCAATCTTTGAAGAAGTGAATAAGATAACGGCAAATGTCGAAAAAGTGACGGCGAATCTGGCTGATCCCCAGGGCGACGTGCGGAAAATTCTGAGAAACTCCGAGCAAATCACCGCTCAAGTTGATTCCATCCTTAAAGACGATGTGCGAGAAATTTTGAAAAACTCCGAGCAAGTCACCGTCCGGGTTGATTCCATCCTTCAAAAGGTGGATACGATGGCGGCAAAGACTGATGAAACGATGTACGGGAAAGAGGGACTTCTGTCCCTGGTGCGCAAAATCCTTGAAGACTTGCTTGTTAAGCTTGGGAGAATAGATGCCGCCCTTGATAATGTCGTCAAGATCAGCGCTGATACGGCTGACGCCACAACGGATCTTAGACTATTGAGAAGCGAGATCGAGGCGACCGTGAATTCTATTAACGACATGGTAAAGGAATTGAACAGAAAGATACCCTTTAAAGAGAAACCTGAGATAAAACTTCCATGAAGATATTTTTATGTTTATTCGCTTTTTCTATCTTGCTTGTCGGGTGCGGAGCAAAGCCTGTCCCTAACTGGAAAAATGTGAGCTTCCATCAACTGGAAAGTTATAAAAAGAGCTATTTAATCGGCAAGGTGAGGATCGCCGAACTCCACTTCTCTAAAGCCATAGAAGAGATAAAGAAAAGCGGCGATCTGAACATCCTGGCCATGGCTTACCTGACAAAATACGCCGTAAACGTCGCTGTCCTTGAGGATTTCGATGATCGTGATTATTTACAGATAGACTCTGTGCAACATGATCCTAAGAACAAGAACTTTTACAACTTTTTAAAAGGTGTCTTTGATCAGGTTGATGAAAGGTTGCTTCCCGGGGAGTACAGGAATTTCCTCAAGACTCTCAGGCATGGGAGGGAGGGTGCAATGGAACAGGAAATTGCCAACATAGAGGATCCCCTCTCGAAACTCATTGCCACCGGTTTGCTTGTGCGACATCACAGGTGCCCTGAGATGATTTTGCAGGTCGCTGCCGATACGGCTTCAGCGAACGGGTGGAAGAAGGCCCTCGTGGCCTATCTCGAAAAGCTTCAGTCCATCTACGAAGCAAAAAAAGAGATGGAAAAAGCAGCCAATGTTCAAAAGAGGCTCCAGCTTATAAAGAATTAAACGCCGTATGATTTATTGCTTGAAAATTCAGAAAAAGCAGGAGTAATTTTAATAGTTTTATTTCGTCTGATAGACGGGTGCAACTATTCTGGGGACAGGCGCTATGGCTAATAACATTTTGGAATTATGGTGAAGGAAAATGAGCATTACGGTAATAATTCCGGGTTCATTGAAAGACTGGTTCGGTAGCAGTGATCAGGCTACCTGTGAGGGGAAAACCATGGGGGAGTGCATTGATGATCTTGACAGTAAATTCCCCGGCTTTAGACGCAGAGTGGTTGATGAAAAAGGGGGGATCAGTAGTTCTGTCATGATCTTCCTTGATGGACAGAACCTCCGATCACTGGACGGGCTGGCCACTCCTGTGAAGGATGGCGATGAGGTAAGCATTATTCCTTTTGCGGCAGGGGGGTGATAAAAAAAAGATGATTGTAGACAAACCGGAGTCCCATTTTATCTTTGTCTTCCACCCAAAAATCTTCGAGGGCAAGAAGTACACGGTATATGAGGGCAAAGAGCTCACCAACGGTGAGGTTCTTCAATACTGGGGGAAGTGGATTGTCCTGGGAGAAAGGCCATGGCTTGATGAATTGGCCCGAAAGCTTGACCGGTACGTAGAAGAGGAGGTAATCCCCTGTATCAAATATGATCGCAACCCTTCTGTGAACCTTGGTCTGGCAGAAGCTGTCATGATGGTGTACTGCGACAGGCGCAAAAGTGAGGAGATCTGGCAGATACTCCGGCAGCATGGGGTAAGGATCAAGGCCTGGGTCTCGGAACGGGAGACGATGGAGATGTGGAAACCCGGCGGAGTACTGTTGGAACGGTGGATTGCCTCAATGAATCTCGATGAAGAGGAGGCCAGGGCTACCCGGGAGGATGCAGGAACAAGCCTGGGTTATATTTTTGATCACCCCGACGAGATCTTTTCCCCTTGGGCACAGTGAAGATAAACGGTGTGGTATTTGAAATCTTAAGGGAGGGAACATGGTTGACTTTGCAAAACAGTTGAAGGTTCCATCACTGGACCCCTACTTTTTTGTCCTCGAGGAGGACAGGATTAACATGGACAGGCTGGAGAAGCTCTCGGAGAGGCATCCGATTAACATCCTCATAACTGGTAATCAGGGGTGCGGTAAATCCTCTCTAATAAGACAGTTTGCCAGTTATTATCAGAGACCTATGGCCATCTTTCAGGTAGGGCTCCTTTTAGAGGCCGGGCAGCTTTTTGGGCAGCAGAGGTTGAAAGATGGTGAAACCTTTTATCAGAGTTTCTTATTTCCCAGGGTCATTCGTGTCCCAGGGTGTGTCATCCATCTGGAAGAGATCAACAGGTCTGAGAACCCCCATGCCTTGAATGAGCTCTTTTCGGTACTGTCAGAGGAGCGAAGCATCTGGATTGATGAGCTTGGCCTTGTTGAGGTAGCTCCCCGGGTGATCTTTTTTGCCACCATGAATGAAGGTGTAGAATTTTCAGGTACGGATGAACTGGATGCCGCCCTGAAGGACCGGTTTTACCGCATCCGTCTTGAATACCCTCCTGTAAGTATAGAAAAGGAGATCCTTGTCCTTAAAACTGGCGTTTCCCCGTCTGTGGCGGGTGACATTCTCAACATAGTGAATAAATTGAGAAGCAACAAACAGTCACCTATTGATATCTCTATAAGGCACAGCCTGATGATTGCGGAACTTGCCGCCACGGGGGCGCCTTTACGGGAGGCCATTATCTATAGCCTTCAGATATCAATGGATATCCTCGAATCGTTGCTCCTTTCCATCCATGTGGAAACGGGTGATACGGAGGTAGAACCCCGTCGTTACGAACGATATGTTCCACCAGGCTATATTCCGTCGCAGGGAGGTTGATACCGGTGAATATCAAAATTGCCGAGAGTAATAATGCACCAGCCAAGAATTACATAGCTCCAGAAGGCCCTCAAAAGGCGTACTCCAGATACTGGCGGAAGAATTATTCCCGTCATGAGGCTACTGAGCTGGCTACAGTTCTGACTGCCATGCGCAAGGTAGCCGGTCACATCGGCATTAATGTCAAACCTGTTTTCTGGCGGGGCATGTCCGCTTCTCCAGATAATTCTATTGTCTTGGAGCCGGCTGAAGTCAGGGGAATGTATCCCGTTCCTTTCCGAAAAATTGACCTTCTGGTGGGGCAGGTTGTCCGCGAGGCCTTTGGGTGTATTGAATGGGGTGACTGGGTAAAAGACCAGGTCAAACAACGGCGCTCCCCATTACCGGAAGGGCTAAAAGATTATCTGAGTAGTTTTATCTCTGTCGTGGAAGACCTGTACATCGCTGAACTGGTCCGCCCCACCGTCTGGCACCTTTACCTCTCAAAATATTGGGGATTTCTTATCCGCAAAAGGGAAAGGGATCCTTCACTCCCGCCAACCGCAGCAAGTCTGGCGAGTATCTGGCGGGGAATGGTGTTCTTTCAAACCTTGCCCGATAATCTTCACCATTACTATGACGATCTGATAGAAATCTTGCTGGAATATTCTCAGACCATTAGAGAGCTAAAGGGTCTTTCCACACTGGCCGAGAGGAGAAATAGAAGAGTCGAGATATACCTTGAGATGTGGGACCGCATTTGCTCGATCATTGAAGAGTGGGAAAAGTTTGTCCCCTCTCCCGATGGGGTGAATATTCAGGATGAGGCCGCCCCCAAGGTCAAAACGCCCGAGGCCTTGAGAGAAGAAAAGGAAGAGAATCCTGACCGGGATGATAATAAAGAAGAGGAGCCAGCGGGGCTTGATGAGGAACTTGCCGCTCAGATCAGTTTCAAGCTGGATGAGGGAGAGTCTGATTTAACCCAGCATATATCGGTGGCTGTTGAGGATCCTCAGGCAAAGGCAATGAATACAAGCTTCACCCGGGCAGTTGCCAAATGCAATGTAAGTGCAGATCAATCACAGGTGGAACGTTTAAAGAGAATATTCCAGAGACAGAAGGCCCTGATCAGAAGAGCGAGAATAAAAGGTATTATAAGGGGCGTGGATATGGGAAAGATAGATGCCCGGAGACTATATCGAGTACCTCTGGATGGTAAGATATTTAAAAGGAAAGACATTTCAGGTTCTGACTACTCATGGAACATCAGTATTGTAGCAGATGCCTCAGCCTCCATGGCAGGAAGGGGAATAACCGATAGAGCGTGGACGGTGGCGGAGCAGACCTTTGTCTCCCTTACGGAAGCGGCAAAGGGTTTCTTTAATCGTCTGGAGGTTTTCGGTTATCAGGAACAGACCCGCCAGTGCAATCTCGTACGGCTATACCAGGGAGGTGAATTATACACCATAATTCCTACAGGCCAGACCCCGACGGGTCAGGCAATCATAGCCGCCGCCATGCTCATGAAAAGGAACGATAAAAGAAAGTTGATCATTCATATTACCGATGGGGCTGCAAATTGCGGGCTGAACGTGGTTGATGCCCTGGAGTACTGCCAGAAAAACAGGATCGAACTCATAACTATCGGGTGCGGGTGTAATCTCCAGACAAGACAGTTTCTACTGGAACGGTATCCCCGGGGGACGGTTTATCTGATGGATGACATTCGGAACTTACCGGAAGGTCTGGAAAATCTTTTTCGGGACAGGCTCTTAAAGAAGTAACATTAGCAATCAATAGGCGTTCAGCTATCAGCTATCAGCAAAAGCAGAAAGATACAAGGGGAAGTCCACAACTCCGGGGGCAAGTTTTCCTGCGTAAGTTAAGGCGCAGGCTAAAGCCTGCGGCTACAATTTATTGATTGCTGATCGCTGATGGCTGAATGCTTGCATTAAGGTGGTGGTGAGGCCATGGTGATTGGGGAGAGCACCGTTGTTAGTATGCATCTTACCCTGAAGGACCAGAGCGGAAGGGTGTTGGAGAGTACCATGGGCAGGAATGGAACTTCACTATGAGGTACAGATTCTGGATGTAAGGCCGGATAACCAGTAGTTTGTGCTCTACGGAAGACCGCGAATTTTCACCAGAGGCGATAGGTGATAGCCCCTTGCCTCAAATTTTTACTGACCGAGCAAGCCAGATGGAAGATGAAAGAGGCAATTTTGTAGATATCACGCGGGAGAAGTTTTACCGGGCAGTGGCGGAGTGTAAGCCCCTCTTTGCCTGGTTTAGTCTCACCGATGCCTGTAACCTGAACTGCAAGTATTGTTTTACCGATGCCAAGTACTATCCTCCGGGTTCCCCAGACCCCCCTCATCATGAATTGAGTACAGAAGAGGTATTTAGTATTATTGATAATATTGCCGAAGCGGGCACTGAGATAGTGATGTTTGCCGGGGGGGAACCAACCTTGAGGGAAGATCTGGTTGAGATAGTGAGATATGCATCCAGCCGGATACGTGTGGCGATGAACAGTAACGGTTATCTTTTAGATGAGCGTCTCTGCCGGGATTTGGCAAGGGCTGGTCTTTCCCAGGTAAAGATTAGCGTGGATGGTATGGAAAAGAATCATGACTGGAATAGAGGGGAAGGGTCTTTCCAGAGGACGATGGATGCTCTCAGGAACCTGGTGAAGGTCGGTGTTCCCAAGGTAATATTGATCATGACACTTACGAACCTGAATTATGATGAGCTGGGGAAAATGGTAGAGCTCTCCATGAATATGGGGATGGATTTTACCATGGTTGAGTTTCTGCCGTTGGGGAGGGCCTCTGAGGGAAAAGAATGGACCTTATCAAAGGAGCAGTTGGAAAGGGCACAGCGGTACTTAGTGGAAGCGCAAGACCGGTATGGATGGCAGAAAGTGTCCTTTGAAAACCGCTATATTGTTGCCGAAGACGAATACTGTAAGAGGATCTGCGCTGATCCGAACGAACCTTGCAATTTTTACGATTTCTGCGTGGGGTGTGTCAGCGGCATATATAGTTACTCTATAACCGCTTCCGGGAAAGTGACGACGGGAGATATAATGACCCTGGAAGTGGGTGATTTAAAAAAGGAAAAATTAAAGGATATCTGGGAAAATGCGGAATTGCTTAAAGTTATAAGGAACAGGGAAAATCTGAAGGGCAAGTGTGGAAAATGCCAGTACAGATATATCTGCGGGGGGTGCAGGAGGAGGGCCTATACCTATACAAGCGATCTCATGGCTGCTGACCCAGGCTGCTGGAGAGGCGCAGGTGACAAATCCGAGACCTAACAGAAAATGAGACTGAAGACTGAAGACTGTTAGGAGGCTATCAGGCTCCTTCAGCCTTCAGCCTTTAGCCTAAATACCTAATAATATGCCTGAAGAGCCGGAAATGATAACCGAGGAAGAACTGAGGCGGTACAACCGACAGCTTTCCCTCATCGGGAGGGAGGGTCAGGAAAAACTCAAGAGGGCTAAAATTCTGATCGCCGGGGCGGGGGGGTTGGGCTCACCGATAGCCACATACCTTGCCTTTGCAGGCGTCGGGTGTATTGTAATCGCCGATAATGATACCGTTTCCGTGAGCAACCTCAACAGGCAAACCCTACACTGGCCCTCCGACGTGGGCAGAAAAAAAACAGCCTCAGCAGAAGAAAAGATACGGGCCATGAACCCTGATGTGGAGGTAGAGGTGATCTCCTGCACGATTGGGGAAACAAATGTAGACGAGATTGTGGGGGATGCCGACTTGATCGTTGATGCGCTGGACAATTTTCCCGCCAGATATCTCCTGAACAGTGTTGCCGTTACACGTCATATCCCCTTTTTTCACGGCGCCGTCAGGGGATTCCACGGCCAGGTCATGACAGTTATACCTCACCAGACGGCCTGCCTTAGATGCGTCTTTCCCCAGAGTCCTCCCGCGGAAACCTTCCCGATCATCGGGGTGACCCCTGGTGTGATCGGTTCCATCCAGGCGACCGAGGTCATTAAGTACCTTACGGGTAAAGGAGAACTGCTGACAAACAGATTGTTGCTCTGGGACGGCCTGTCAGGGGAGATGAATTTCCTCCAAGTGAAGAGAAATCCGTCCTGTCAGGATTGTAGTCGGGGAAAGTAAAAGTGGATTATCTCTATTCCTTGCGGAGGGCCGCTTCTATTTCCATCTTCTTTATCGTAATCAGGAGGGCCGTAAGGGCGGCCTGCGTCATCCCCGGTATCCGCTCGGCCTGTCCGATGGTAGCAGGTTCTAATCTGGTTAATTTCATCTTCAATTCGGTGGAAAGTCCCGGGATGGAGGAGTAGTCCACGTAGGAAGGGATTTTTTTGTCCTCCAGTTCGGCCATCTTCTTGACCGCCTCGACCTGCCGTTTTATGTACCCTTCGTATTTAGCCTCGATCTCGATCTGCTTTTTGACCATCCGATCCAATACCGGTTCCCATCCAGCGAAAACTTTCAGATCATCGTAGGTGATTTCATTCCGTTTGAGGAGCTGGTACAGAGTTGCCGGATTTTTAATTGGTTTAGATCCCATTTTGACAAGGGTCGTGTTGACATCTGGGTTGGGGTAGACTTTTACGGCAGAGAGCTTTTTAATGCCCTCCTCCACCTGCCGGACCTTTTCCTGGAGATGTTCGTAATGCTCCCGACAGATCAGACCCAGGTCATATCCTTTACCCATCAGACGGATGGCGGCGTTATCCTCCCTCAGGATCAGCCTGTATTCAGCCCTCGAGGTAAACATCCGGTACGGTTCATCAACACCCCTGATCACAAGGTCATCAATCATGACCCCCATGTAGGCATCAGACCGGTGGAGAATAAAGGGAGGTTTTTTCTGTACCGCCAGTGCGGCGTTGATGCCGGTCCACAGCCCCTGTGCGGCAGCCTCCTCGTAGCCGGAAGTACCGTTGATCTGTCCGGCGAGGTATAGACCGGCAACGAGTTTGGTTTCGAGGGTCCTTCTGAGTTGTGTCGGTTGTACGAAATCATATTCGATAGCATAGGCTGATCGCATGATCTCAGCCTGTTCGAGGCCGGGAACGCTGTGGACAATATCTTCCTGAAGTGCAGGCGGCATGCTGTTGCCCAGACCTTTGGCGTAAATCTCCTCGGTGTCGAGACCTTCAAACTCGAGAACCACCGGATGTTTTTCTTTATCGGCAAAGCGCATCACCTTATCTTCGAGGGAAGGACAGTAACGGGCGCCGATCCCTCTGATAATGCCCGAGTAAAGTGGAGATTGCCCGATATTGTCTCTGATGAGCCGGTGTGTTTCCTGTGTTGTAGAACTGAAATACGAGGGAAGCCTCTCTTCACGCAGTTTTTCTGTGGTAAAAGAAAAGGGCTGCGGATCGGGATCGCTGTCCTGGCGTTCCAGCCTTGAAAAATCAATGGATGAGGCCCTTAACCTTGGGGGGGTTCCCGTCTTCATTCTGCCCATTTCAAAACCAAGTTCCTTAAGGCAGGCCGCCAGTTGAATGGAGGCGATTTCACCGGCCCGGCCCGCCGGGTAATGGGCAGTACCGACGTGGATCAATCCATTCAGAAACGTTCCTGTGGTAATGATCACGGTTTTCCCGCCGTAAAAGAAACCGGTATTATCCTCCACACCAATCACCCTGCCTCTGGCGATTATCAGGCGATCCACAAGGGCCTGGCGGAGATGCAGGTTCTTCTCCTTTTCCAGGATGGCCTTCATAGCAAGCCGGTAAAGCTGCTTGTCACACTGGAACCGTGTGGATTGGACGGCCGGTCCCTTCGAGGCATTCAGCAGACGAAAGTGGACGGCTGTCCTGTCGGCGACCTTTCCCATCTCGCCGCCCAAGGCATCAATTTCCTTGACGAGTTGACCTTTGGCCAGGCCGCCGATCGCCGGATTGCACGAC
Coding sequences within:
- the mnmG gene encoding tRNA uridine-5-carboxymethylaminomethyl(34) synthesis enzyme MnmG, producing MHKNYDVIVVGGGHAGCEAALAAARMGCTTLLFNINLDSIALMSCNPAIGGLAKGQLVKEIDALGGEMGKVADRTAVHFRLLNASKGPAVQSTRFQCDKQLYRLAMKAILEKEKNLHLRQALVDRLIIARGRVIGVEDNTGFFYGGKTVIITTGTFLNGLIHVGTAHYPAGRAGEIASIQLAACLKELGFEMGRMKTGTPPRLRASSIDFSRLERQDSDPDPQPFSFTTEKLREERLPSYFSSTTQETHRLIRDNIGQSPLYSGIIRGIGARYCPSLEDKVMRFADKEKHPVVLEFEGLDTEEIYAKGLGNSMPPALQEDIVHSVPGLEQAEIMRSAYAIEYDFVQPTQLRRTLETKLVAGLYLAGQINGTSGYEEAAAQGLWTGINAALAVQKKPPFILHRSDAYMGVMIDDLVIRGVDEPYRMFTSRAEYRLILREDNAAIRLMGKGYDLGLICREHYEHLQEKVRQVEEGIKKLSAVKVYPNPDVNTTLVKMGSKPIKNPATLYQLLKRNEITYDDLKVFAGWEPVLDRMVKKQIEIEAKYEGYIKRQVEAVKKMAELEDKKIPSYVDYSSIPGLSTELKMKLTRLEPATIGQAERIPGMTQAALTALLITIKKMEIEAALRKE